The genomic stretch ATTTATCTAAAGTAATAGTGCTTTTCATAACTCATAACTCATAACTGAAAAACTAAGAACGCAACTCCTCAATAAATGCCAAAGCACTTTCGCCAGGATTCTCCGTTTTCATAAAATTTTCTCCAATCAAGAAACCTTGATAACCGAATGGTTTTAAATCTTTAATTGCTTTCACAGAACTGATTCCACTTTCGGAAACTTTTACGAAATCATTTGGAATATGAGTTGATAATTCTTTGCTAATAGCTGTGCTAACTTCAAATGTTTTTAAATTGCGATTGTTTACGCCTAACATATCTAATGACGGCATGATTGATTTTTGCAATTCTTCCAAATTATGAACTTCTAATAAAACATCTAAATTCAAACTTTTTGCTGTTTCCGATAGTGTTTTGATTTCGTCTCTTGTCAAAACTGCCGCAATTAATAAAATAACATCAGCACCATGCGCTTTTGCCTCGATGATTTGATATTCGTCTACAATAAATTCTTTTCGCAAGATTGGAAATTGCACGCTCGCTCTTGCCAATAAAATATCATCAAGCGAACCTCCAAAGTATTTTCCATCTGTCAATACAGACATTCCGCAAACGCCAGCATTTTCATATCCTTTTGCCACATCTTGTACACTTGCACTTTGATTGATGACTGATTTTGAAGGCGAACGTCTTTTAAATTCTGCAATAATTCCTGTGTCACTTTCGCGCAACGCTTTTGCCAACGAAGAAGTTTCACGATTAAATAATACAGAACTTTCTAATTGCGATATTGGAATGATGCTTTTTTTGAGAGCAACTTCCTTGTATTTATCTGCGATGATTTTATCTAAAATGGTCATAAAAATTGAAAATTTTTATTCCCGTGCAAACGGGAAACTATATTTTATTCCTGATGAATCGGGAAACGTATTTTTTTAATTCCGATAAATCGGGAAACGTATTTTTTTTAATTTTTATTCCCGATAAATCGGGAATCTACGCTGTGTTATTTGCTCAATTCCTGCAACTTCTTCAAAACTCGCAACGCTTTTCCAGAATGCAACGATTCTTTCGCGATTTCGAAACCTTCTTTAACTTCGAAACCATTTACTGTTGCAATCGCCATTCCTGCATTTGCACAAACTACATTGTTTTGCGGATTAGTTCCGTTTCCTTCTAATATGTTTGTGAAAATTTCTGCCGCCGAAGCAACCGAATCGCCACCATAAATATCAGCTTGTAAATGTTGTGGAACTCCGAAATCTTCTGGAGTTAATATTTCTTCTGAGTTGTTTCTGATTGCTTTGGTTGAACCAGTTAGTGAGATTTCATCATAACCATCTAACGCATGTAAAATGGTGTAATTCTTATCTGTATTTTGGTATAAATAACCATACATTCTCGCCAATTCTAAGTCGAAAACACCAACCATTTGATTTTTCGGAAACGACGGATTTACCATTGGACCCAACATATTGAAAAAAGTTTTTACACCTAATGCTTTACGAATTGGCGCCACATTTTTCATTGCTGGATGAAATAAAGGCGCATGCAATACACAAATTCCTGCTTTGTCAATACATTCTTCAAGGAAATCGGTGTCGTCAGTAAATTTGACTCCTAAATGTTCCATCACATTTGATGAACCACTAACCGAAGAAACGCCGTAGTTTCCGTGTTTGGCAACTTTTACGCCAGCACCAGCTGTAATGAAAGAAGCCAAGGTTGAGATGTTGAAAGTATCTTTTCCGTCGCCGCCAGTTCCGCATAAATCAATTGCGTTGTACGCAGATAAATCCACAGGAATACATAATTCTAGTAATGCATCGCGGAAACCTTTGAGTTCTTCAAGTGTAACACTTCGCATCATAAAAACCGTTAGGAAAGAAGCAATCTGACTCGGATTGTACATGTCTTTCGAAATGTTTACCAATACTTGTTTGGCTTCAGTTTCTGTGATGTTTTCGTGATTTATGAGTCTGTTTAGTAGGTTTTTCATGTTGTTTGATTGAAAGATTGAAAGATTCAATAATTGAATAATTCAAAATCTTAATTCTGTAATTTATTTATACTTTTTGTTTTTTCAAATTACTTCTCGATACAAATTTGTTTCACAAATTCACTCGAAGTGACGTTTCGTTTTTTTTATTTAAAATTGAGCATTTAACATTTATAATATTTAAGAAACAGATTGCTTCGGCGAAAAGCCTCGCAATGACATTTCTGAGAATCTCAATATTAATATCTAAAATCTCATTACTATTTAGTAATCCAATTTTCTAGTATTTTTTTCCCATTCGGTGTTAATATCGATTCTGGATGATATTGAACGCCACGAACATCATATATTCTGTGACGAAGCGACATGATTTGTCCGTTTTCATCAAAAGAAGTAGCTTCTAAACTTGGCGGTAACGGACTTGCAACAATCCATGAATGATAACGTCCAACTTCAAACGATTTTGGCAAACCATCAAAAAGTGATTCGTCATCAACAGAAACTTCTATTTTTGTGGCAACTCCATGATAGACTTCTGATAAGTTTGAAAGTGTTCCGCCAAAGACTTCGCCGATTGCTTGTTGTCCTAAACAAACACCTAAAATACTTTTTGTAGCTGCATATTTTGCAATAATTGGTTTTAATAAACCTGCTTCATCGGGAATTCCTGGGCCTGGCGAAAGAATAATTTTTTCGTAATTATCTACTTCTTCCAACGAAAGTTGATCGTTTCTTTTTACCGTAACATCGCAGCCTAAATCTTCTAAATAATGCACAAGATTGTACGTGAAACTGTCGTAATTATCTATGACTAATACTTTTTTCATTTTTTTGTTTAATTAAAAGATTGAATAATTCAATGATTAAAAAATCTCAATTCTGGTCTCTTTTATCTCTTTTCTTCAAAGCACTTCTCGATACAAATTTGTTTTACAAATTCACTCGAAGTGACGTTTTGTTTTAATTTAAAATTGAGCATTCAACATTTACAATTTCTAGGAAACAGATTGCTTCGACGAAAAGCCTCGCAATGACGTTTTGTTTATCTCAATTCTTACTACTAATATCTTACATCTATTTTATCTTATTGTTTTTAAAGTACTTCTCGATAGATACTGAATCAAGTTCAGCACACTCGAAGTGACGTTTTGTTTTAATTTAAAATTGAGCATTCAACATTTACAATTTCTAAGAAACAGATTGCTTCGGCGAAAAGCCTCGCAATGACGTTTTGTTTATCTCAATTCTTACTACTAATATCTTACATCTATTTTATCTTATTGTTTTTAAAGTACTTCTCGATAGATACTGAATCAAGTTCAGCACACTCGAAGTGACGTTTTGTTTTAATTTAAAATTGAGCATTCAACATTTACAATTTCTAGGAAACAGATTGCTTCGGCGAAAAGCCTCGCAATGACGTTTTGTTTATCTCAATTCTTACTACTAATATCTTACATCTATTTTATCTTTTTGTTTTTAAAGTACTTCTCGATAGATACTGAATCAAGTTCAGCACACTCGAAGTGACGTTTTGTTTTAATTTAAAATTGAGCATTCAACATTTACAATTTCTAAGAAACAGATTGCTTCGGCGAAAAGCCTCGCAATGACGTTTTGTTTTTAATAGAAAGTTTAACGTTTAAAAGTTTAAATTGTAACTGCAAATGGAGATTTTCTCACAACTCACAACTCACAACTCACAACTCACAACTCACAACTCACAACTCACAACTCACAACTCACAACTCACAACTCACAACTCACAACTATTTTATATTGTTTCCGCAATTTCCAACGCCGTATTCAACGCTCTTAGTTTGTTATAAACTTCTTGATTTTCGTTTTCTTCTTCGGATTTTGCTACAATTCCTGCGCCAGCTTGGTAATGCAATTCATGATTTTTGCTTAGAAACGTTCTGATCATAATTGCGTGATTAAAGTTTCCATCAAAATCCATAAAACCAATTGCACCGCCATAAAAATCACGGTTGGAGGTTTCATATTTTTCAATTAATTGCATCGCTTTGTGTTTTGGTGCGCCACTTAAAGTTCCTGCCGGAAATGTATCAGCCACAACTTGCATCGTTGAAACATTTGTGTGTTTTTGAGCCGTTACTTTAGAAACTAAATGGATTACATGCGAGAAGAATTGTAATTCTTTATACGTTTCTATTTTGACTTGATTACCGTTTCGACTTAAGTCGTTTCGAGCTAAATCGACGAGCATAACGTGTTCTGCATTTTCTTTTGGGTCGTCAAATAATTCTTTGGCAGATTTTGCATCTTCTTCATCATTCCCAGAACGTTTGAAAGTTCCTGCGATTGGATGAATTTCTGTGTGATTGTCTTGCACAACTAATTGCGCTTCTGGCGAAGAACCAAAGATTTTGAAATCGCCATAATCAAAATAGAACAAATATGGAGACGGATTTATACTTCGCAACGCGCGATATACATTGAATTCGTCTCCTTTAAATTTTTGAATGAATCTTCTCGATAATACTAATTGAAATACATCGCCGCGAAAACAATGTTTTTTGGCTAAGGCAACATTTTCTTTAAATTGTGCATCATCTAAATTTGACGTTCGTTCGCCATCAATCGTAAATTTATACGTTGTAAAGTTTCTGGATCTTAATAAATGTTCAATCGTATCAATATTATCTTCTTTTTCATAAGAATGTGAAAAAATGTATGCTTCATTTTTAAAGTGATTAAACGCTATAATGTTTTGATAAACAGCATAATATATATCTGGAATGTCAAGTGATTTTTCTTTTTTAGAGATTTCTACATCTTCAAAATACCGAACTGCATCGTACGCTATGTAACCAAATAAACCATTATTGATGAATTTAAAATCGTTTTTATCCGTTTTAAATTGTTGCGAAAATTCATGAATTAATGCAGGAACATCGGTTGTCGCAGTAATAGGAGTGACGAGTTTTTCTCCGTTTGGAAATTCCCGCGTAAGCGTTTCATTCATCACTTTAATACTCGCGATCGGATTGCAACATACATACGAAAAACTGTTTCCGCTTGCGTGATAGTCGCTACTTTCTAAGAGTAAACTGTTCGGATATTTATCTCTGATTTTGAGATAGACACTTACAGGCGTAATTGTGTCTGCCAGAATTTTTTTATATGTTGTTTTTAAAGAATACATAGTTGAGTTTGTTTCAAAAAAAAAAGACTTGTCGTGATTGACAAGCCTTTTTATATATCTATTAATAGTAAATAGGGACTTCGTTCACGATTTTTTTGTTCGTAAGTTCCACCACCAAGTATTTACTAAATTTAATTTCATCTGTTATTTTGTTGTGACAAATATAGGAATGAATTTTATAATAAAAAATATTTTAGAATTTTAATTCTACGTTTAAATCAAATTCATCGTTGATTGCTTTGTCTTTTAATCCGTCAAAGAAAGAAGCTGAACCGTATTTGATTCCATATTTTGTACGATCTACTTTTAATTTCGCTTCCGCTGAATTGTTCTCAACTTCAATGTCAAATGTAATTGGCGATTTGTTTCCCTTGATTGTTAAATCGGCAGCAACTCTGTATACATTGTCATCAGTTTCTACAACTTTTCTGAAGTTTAAGATTGCATCAGGATATTTTTCAACTCCAAAAAAGTCGTCAGATTTTAAATGTCCTTCTAATTTTGCTTTTCCGCCACCTTTTAAATCTGTAACATTTATCGTTGCCATGTTAATGGTAAACGTTCCGCCAATAAGTTTTCCGTCTTTAAATTCTAATGCGCCGCCTTTAAAATCAATTGTTCCTTCGTGCTGACCTGTTACTTTATAACCTGTCCATGTGATTGTACTTGCGTCTGCATCAATTCTTTTTTCCTGTGCAAAAGCAGTTGTAATTCCAGCAAATATAAATAATGCTACTAATGTAAAGATACGTGTTTTCATTTTTTTGTTTTTAGTGTGTGTAATTTTTTAGGGCAATTTTATAAGGATTGCGAACCTCTCAATTTTTCTAATAATATATTTAATGTTTCAGCTTCTGCTATTGTGAGCTGTTGCATATTTTTTTCTTCTAATTCGTTTAATTTCGGATCGATTGTGTCTAATAATTCCAAACCACTTTTTGTGATCAAAATTTCCACTTTTCGGCGATTTTCTGGACAAATAGTTCTGTCTACAAATCCTTTTAAAATCAATTTATCAATTAAGCGTGTTGTGTTGCTATTTTTATGAATCATGCGTTCTTGAATCGTAGCCAAGTTTGCAGGTTTCCCTTTTTGACCTTTTAAGATGCGTAACACATTAAATTGTTGTCCAGAAATGTCATATTGTTTAAAAAAGTCCAAATACTTTTCTGATAACACTTTATTCGTAATCATAAAATTCAGCGCAGTTTGCTTCGCTAAAGGCAAGGTTGCATTACTTTTTAATATGTCTTGTAATTTATTCATTGTATGTACAACAATTGTATAGACAAATGTAATTTAATTTTTTAGTTGTGAAGTGTTTGGAATGTTAAAGTTTGATTAAAGTTGATGAAAAGGAAACGTCATTTAGAGTATTATTGAGATCAAAATATATTTTAACAATGCTCGATATGACAGGAAATCACTTCTTTAGATTTGTTATTTCATTCCGTCATTGCGAACGATAGTGAAGCAATCTGTTCCTCAAGAAGCAGATTGCCACGAATTTTTACAAATTCTCGCAAAGACGTATTAAAATAATTTAAAATAATTCGTGTATTCGTGGCAAGAAAAGCTTGAAATTTTCTACAATTTATACCAAATTAAACTTTTTCAACGTTTTAAAGTCTTAAGATAAAAGCTGTTCCGTATGACGTTGCAAGAAATAGTTCACATATATTATAGAGTAGGATTTGGGATTTCGTATGCGGAAGCAACTATTTTGCAGAAAGAATCTAAAGAAACTATCGTTAATGAACTGTTTAACGCTTCTCGCGAAGTAAAACCGCTTGCAATTGATATTTCTGAATTAACAGCGAAAGTTAAAAATCTAAATATGAAAGATCGTAAAAAGCTGCGTTCTTTGATAAAAGATAGTACTAAAAAAGTACACGAATTAAATATTGCTTGGATTTATAAACTTGGAAATACAGAACAATTGTTACGTGAAAAGATGACGCTTTTTTGGGCGAATCATTTTGTGTGTCAAGACAATAATATTCTTCACATTCAGCACTACAATAATACGCTTCGAAAACATGCTTTGGGAAATTTTAAAGATTTTGTCATTGCCATTTCCAAAGAAGCTTCCATGATTAAATATTTAAACACAAAACAAAATAAAAAGGCAAAACCGAACGAAAATTTTGCACGTGAATTGATGGAATTGTTTACGCTTGGACGCGATAATTATTCTGAAAAAGATATTAAAGAATCGGCACGTGCTTTTACAGGTTGGAATCATGATTTTATGGGAAATTTTCGTTTGCGTAGATTTCAACATGATACTGAAGAAAAGACTTTTTTTGGTGAAACTGGAAATTTTGACGGCGAAGATATTATCGATATTATTTTGAAACAGAAACAATGTGCGAAATATATTTGTGAAAAAATCTACCGTTATTTTGTGAATGATACGATTGACGATTCTCGCGTAAGCGAAATGACCACTATTTTTTTTAAAGATTATGATATTGAAAACTTAATGCGTTTTGTATTGCTTTCTGATTGGTTTTACGATGAAAAAAATATTGGAACGAAGATAAAATCGCCCATAGAGTTTTTAGTTGGCGTTCATAGAATCGTGCCAATGCAGTTTGAAAAACCACGTGAATTGATCTATTTGCAAAAATTATTAGGACAACATTTATTGTTTCCGCCAAATGTTGCAGGTTGGAAAGGCGGCAGAAATTGGATCAATCCAAATACGATGATGTTGCGACTCAATTTACCTTCTGTTTTATTAGCAAATGGCCCAATTTCGTTGGATGAAAAAGGCGAATTCGAAGACGATTTTCAGCGTTTCAATAATAAGCGAAACAAACAACGAAAACTAAAAGTATTACCAGATTGGGAAACGTTTCATTCGCAACAAAAAGATGTAACGTTAAAGCAATTACAACAAACAATCATTGTAAGTCCGTTGAATAGTGGAACAGCAGCATATTTAGAGAAATTAGAAACGCAAGATTTGAAAAAATATAGCATTCAATTGATGTCGTTGCCAGAATATCAATTGTGTTAAACGTGGATTTTTATTGAAATCAATATAATTGTAGATTCTCATTTCAATGAGAATACAAATGAATGGATTTCCATTTTCATTGGAATACAAATAAATAGGTTCCCGCTTTCGCGGGAATTCAAAAATAAATTTTTGAATGAACAGAAGAAATTTTATAAAAAGCGCATCGTTGGCAAGTACAGCATTGTTTTTGCCTAAATTCGTTTCAGGATTTAGCCTTTTGGACGAAGCCATTGCGACAGGAAAAAAGCTAGTGATTATTCAACTTTCAGGTGGAAATGATGGTTTGAATACAATTGTTCCGTTCAGAAATGATATTTATTACAAAAAACGTCCTTCGTTGGCGCAACAAAAAAGTAACCTCATCGGAATTACAGACGAAATTGGTTTCCACGAAAGTCTCATCGCGCATAGCAATTTATATAACAACGGAGAATTGTGCGTTGTGAATAATGTTGGATATCCAAATCCGAATCGTTCGCATTTTCGTTCTACGGATATTTGGCATACGGCGAGCGATTCTAACGAATATTTGCAATCGGGTTGGATTGGTCGTTATTTGGATGCTTCCAAAAGTAAATCGTTAGATGCCATCGAAGTTGACGATACATTATCACTTATGTTAAAAGGCGAACAAACTGACGGAATTGCGAATAAGAATCCAGCTCTTTTCTATAAAACAACACAAGCTCCATATTTTAAAAAAGTGGTTGAACATCATAACGAAGCACATTTAAGCGAACATAATTTGGGCTATTTATACAAAACAATGGTGACAGCTTCTTCTTCGGCAAAATATATGTATGAAACTTCAAAAACATTCACCACAAAAACTACCTATCCGAATACTGGATTTTCAAAACAATTGAAACAAGTTGCGGATTTTATCAATTCAGGATTGCAAACAAAAGTGTATTATGCGTCGCTTGGCGGATTTGACACACATGCAAATCAAGTGAACAAGCAAAAACGATTGTTGAAAGTTTATGACGAAGCGATGGAAGCTTTTGTGAAAGATTTGAAAGAACAAGATTCTTTTAAAGACACCTTAATTTTGACCTTTTCAGAATTTGGTCGTCGTGTGCAACAAAACGCAGCAAATGGAACTGATCACGGAACGGCGAATCAAGTATTTTTGATTGGAAACCAATTGAAAAAGCAAGGTTTTTACAATCCGATGGCTGATTTATCTAACTTAGACACAAATGGAGATTTGAAATATGATATTGATTTTCGAGAAATTTATGCGTCTGTCTTGAACAATTGGTTAGACATTGATGCAAAAAAGGTACTAGGGAAACCGTTTTCTGGTTTGAATATTGTTTAAAGCAAATCTTCTCGATCAATAATAGAATCTAGGTCATTTCCAAAAAGATCCGACATGCATACACATTCACATTTTTTTGCCATATAAATTGCCAAAATGGATTCGCAGTCGGGAAGAGCGCCTCTACATAACCTTTCACAAAGTCTTTGAAGTTTTTTATGAGTCTTACTATTATAATAAGAAGTGATGCCATATATAGTTTCGCCTTTGTAAGTTACCAATACAAAATCATTTGGTGATTTTCTTAAGATAGTTAGTACATCTTCTATTTTTGTTTTCGAAGTGACTTTGTGCATTTTTGCATCTTTAGATTTAATAAATTCTTTCATTGTAGTTGCATCAATAACATATATTGATTGTAGAGAATTGGAAGTCTTTTTTTGAGCTAATCCAGAAAAACTGATGCATACGAATAGTAGTAAGATTTTTAGTTTCATAATTGTATTTTTTTTGGTTAAATTATTTGTAATCAAATGTATAGAACATGTAAATTAGAAAAGAAGTACTTTCACTAATTCTCATGGGTTAATACACTATTTTTGCATAGGTATAATCATCCGTAATTTTGAACATAGAAAATGAATACTCTTAAAATCTGTTAAATTGAATCATTGTGTTATAGACTTTTAGTACTTTTAAATGATAATTTAGAATTATGATGAAGAAAGCCCTTTTTATATTGTTTATAATGATTTTTATTTCGTGTAAAAACGAATCAAAATCAACTGAAATTGCACAAACAACCACTAAAGAAACAACTACTGAATTGAAATCAGAAATAGTTGAAACTACTTCCGATATTCCTGTTTTAAATTTTGAACAGTTTGAAAAGTATCTTCAAATCGAAGATGATAATATTCATGTTGTCAATTTTTGGGCAACTTGGTGTGCACCTTGCGTGAAAGAATTGCCGCATTTTGAAGCTGTAAATCAAGAATATAAAGACAAAAACGTAAAAGTATTGTTAGTCAGTTTAGATTTTAATCTCAAGAAATTGAATTCATTCTTAGTGAAAAACGAATTGAAATCTGAAAAAGTTCTATTGGACGATCCAGATCAAAACGCTTGGATTTCGAAAGTGTCAAAAGATTGGTCAGGCTCAATTCCGGCAACGGTAATTTATAAGAAAGGTAAACGAAAATTTTACGAACATTCGTTTACTAAAGCTGAATTAGAAAGTGAATTAAGAAATTTTATAAACTAATAAAACCCACAAAATGAAATTAATAAAATTAGTACTATTGTCTGTACTTTTCATGACTTTCTCTTGTACAGATAAGAAGAAAGCAGATGCAAAATCGGAAACAAAAACCGTTGTAGAAAATGTAGAAAAGCCAACGAAAGAAATGACAAATGGCTACCAAGTTGGTGATATTGTTAAAGATTTTTCATTGAAAAATGTAGATGGAAAAATGGTGTCAATGTCAAATTTCAGTGACGCAAAAGGATTTATTATTACGTTTACCTGTAATACGTGTCCATATTCTGTAGCATACGAAGATAGAATTAATGAATTAGACAAAAAATATGCAAGCAAAGGATATCCTGTAATTGCGATTAATCCGAATAATCCTGATGCAAAACCAGGCGATAGTTTTGAAGCAATGCAAACAAGAGCTAAAGAAAAAGGATTTACGTTTCCATATATTTTAGATGATGGACAAAAAGTGTATCCAGTATTTGGAGCTTCTAAAACGCCACATATGTACGTGCTAGCTAAAACGCCAAAAGGTCACCAAGTAAAGTATATTGGCGCAATTGACGATAATTATAAAGATGCTGGAGCAGTTTCAAAACGTTATGTAGAAGATGCAGTTGACGCTTTGTTAGCAGGAAAAGAAGTTGAGGTAACGACTACGAAAGCGATTGGTTGTTCGATTAAGGTGTAGATTTTCTTAGACTTCTTAGACTTCTTAGACTTCTTAGACTTCTTAGATTTTTAGACTGACTTAGACTTTGTTAGATTTATTTTGATTCTTTAAATTGTTGATTTGTCTGTTTGTCAATTTGTCTGTTTGTCAATTTGATGATTCGTTAATTTGTTAATTGAATGAATCTAAAAATATAAGGCATAAAATTTGCCTGTAAAAAGCTGAAGTGAAGAACTTCGGCTTTTTTTAGTGAAACTTAATTTTGAGAAGTCTCTATGACGAACTCAAAATTATAAGTTGAACTAATCCTGCTGAAAAGCGGGATCTCTTGTTTAATGCTTTTTTAGTAAAGAAAATCTTCTGAAAAAGTTTAACTTTGAACCACTAATAATAAAAAGAAGTGAGCTGTTAGAATTGCGTATTGAGAATTTGAAAACAGCGTACAGCACTGAATAAAAATATTCGTGAATTCGTGGCAGAAAAGGGGAAAGAATTAGATTTTAATAGTAGGATTTTAAATTAAAAAGTAATTTATTACAAACAACAAACAACAAACAACAAACAACAAACAACAAACAACAAACAACAAACACAACATATAATTACAGTTATGGCAGATTTATCACAAAAAGAATGGCAAGAACAATTTGCAAACGATACCAACGCAGTACTTTTGGATGTACGTACACAAGACGAAGTTGATGAAGGACATATTCCGGATGCAAAACATATTGATATTTTTTTAGGACAAGGTTTCATCGATGAAGTTAAAAAATTAGATGCTTCTAAAAACTACTATATATACTGTCGCTCAGGCGGAAGAAGCGGACAAGCTTGTGCTGTCATGAACAGTATAGGTTTTGAAAATACGTACAACTTGATGGGTGGATTTTCAGAATGGCAAGGCGATAAAACTAATTAAATTCAACACACATGAAGTTTCGAAAACTAGCTTTCGTATTTATTTTACTCTCTTTTATATCATTTTTCGGGTGTTCTACAACGCCTAAAGAAAATGATATTACGGTTGCAGAATTGCATGCTTTTTTAGAAGATGCAAATGTAGTTGTATTAGATGTACGAACACCTGAAGAAATTGCATTAGGAAAAATTACAGCGGAAGCATTAGAAGTAGATTTTTATGATGCAGCTTTTATGGAAGACACTAGAAGTAAAATTACGAAAGATCAAACGGTTTATGTGTATTGCAGAAGTGGAAGACGAAGTGCAGAAACGGTTTCGAAACTTCGAGAATTAGGATATTTAAAAACATACAATGTAGAAGGTGGCATTATTGCTTGGGAAGCAGAAGGTTTTGCGATAGAGAAGTAA from Kordia antarctica encodes the following:
- a CDS encoding DUF1800 domain-containing protein, with the protein product MTLQEIVHIYYRVGFGISYAEATILQKESKETIVNELFNASREVKPLAIDISELTAKVKNLNMKDRKKLRSLIKDSTKKVHELNIAWIYKLGNTEQLLREKMTLFWANHFVCQDNNILHIQHYNNTLRKHALGNFKDFVIAISKEASMIKYLNTKQNKKAKPNENFARELMELFTLGRDNYSEKDIKESARAFTGWNHDFMGNFRLRRFQHDTEEKTFFGETGNFDGEDIIDIILKQKQCAKYICEKIYRYFVNDTIDDSRVSEMTTIFFKDYDIENLMRFVLLSDWFYDEKNIGTKIKSPIEFLVGVHRIVPMQFEKPRELIYLQKLLGQHLLFPPNVAGWKGGRNWINPNTMMLRLNLPSVLLANGPISLDEKGEFEDDFQRFNNKRNKQRKLKVLPDWETFHSQQKDVTLKQLQQTIIVSPLNSGTAAYLEKLETQDLKKYSIQLMSLPEYQLC
- the trpD gene encoding anthranilate phosphoribosyltransferase, whose translation is MKNLLNRLINHENITETEAKQVLVNISKDMYNPSQIASFLTVFMMRSVTLEELKGFRDALLELCIPVDLSAYNAIDLCGTGGDGKDTFNISTLASFITAGAGVKVAKHGNYGVSSVSGSSNVMEHLGVKFTDDTDFLEECIDKAGICVLHAPLFHPAMKNVAPIRKALGVKTFFNMLGPMVNPSFPKNQMVGVFDLELARMYGYLYQNTDKNYTILHALDGYDEISLTGSTKAIRNNSEEILTPEDFGVPQHLQADIYGGDSVASAAEIFTNILEGNGTNPQNNVVCANAGMAIATVNGFEVKEGFEIAKESLHSGKALRVLKKLQELSK
- the trpC gene encoding indole-3-glycerol phosphate synthase TrpC, with protein sequence MTILDKIIADKYKEVALKKSIIPISQLESSVLFNRETSSLAKALRESDTGIIAEFKRRSPSKSVINQSASVQDVAKGYENAGVCGMSVLTDGKYFGGSLDDILLARASVQFPILRKEFIVDEYQIIEAKAHGADVILLIAAVLTRDEIKTLSETAKSLNLDVLLEVHNLEELQKSIMPSLDMLGVNNRNLKTFEVSTAISKELSTHIPNDFVKVSESGISSVKAIKDLKPFGYQGFLIGENFMKTENPGESALAFIEELRS
- a CDS encoding anthranilate synthase component I family protein, which produces MYSLKTTYKKILADTITPVSVYLKIRDKYPNSLLLESSDYHASGNSFSYVCCNPIASIKVMNETLTREFPNGEKLVTPITATTDVPALIHEFSQQFKTDKNDFKFINNGLFGYIAYDAVRYFEDVEISKKEKSLDIPDIYYAVYQNIIAFNHFKNEAYIFSHSYEKEDNIDTIEHLLRSRNFTTYKFTIDGERTSNLDDAQFKENVALAKKHCFRGDVFQLVLSRRFIQKFKGDEFNVYRALRSINPSPYLFYFDYGDFKIFGSSPEAQLVVQDNHTEIHPIAGTFKRSGNDEEDAKSAKELFDDPKENAEHVMLVDLARNDLSRNGNQVKIETYKELQFFSHVIHLVSKVTAQKHTNVSTMQVVADTFPAGTLSGAPKHKAMQLIEKYETSNRDFYGGAIGFMDFDGNFNHAIMIRTFLSKNHELHYQAGAGIVAKSEEENENQEVYNKLRALNTALEIAETI
- a CDS encoding MarR family winged helix-turn-helix transcriptional regulator: MNKLQDILKSNATLPLAKQTALNFMITNKVLSEKYLDFFKQYDISGQQFNVLRILKGQKGKPANLATIQERMIHKNSNTTRLIDKLILKGFVDRTICPENRRKVEILITKSGLELLDTIDPKLNELEEKNMQQLTIAEAETLNILLEKLRGSQSL
- a CDS encoding DUF1501 domain-containing protein, which encodes MNRRNFIKSASLASTALFLPKFVSGFSLLDEAIATGKKLVIIQLSGGNDGLNTIVPFRNDIYYKKRPSLAQQKSNLIGITDEIGFHESLIAHSNLYNNGELCVVNNVGYPNPNRSHFRSTDIWHTASDSNEYLQSGWIGRYLDASKSKSLDAIEVDDTLSLMLKGEQTDGIANKNPALFYKTTQAPYFKKVVEHHNEAHLSEHNLGYLYKTMVTASSSAKYMYETSKTFTTKTTYPNTGFSKQLKQVADFINSGLQTKVYYASLGGFDTHANQVNKQKRLLKVYDEAMEAFVKDLKEQDSFKDTLILTFSEFGRRVQQNAANGTDHGTANQVFLIGNQLKKQGFYNPMADLSNLDTNGDLKYDIDFREIYASVLNNWLDIDAKKVLGKPFSGLNIV
- a CDS encoding TlpA family protein disulfide reductase, translated to MMKKALFILFIMIFISCKNESKSTEIAQTTTKETTTELKSEIVETTSDIPVLNFEQFEKYLQIEDDNIHVVNFWATWCAPCVKELPHFEAVNQEYKDKNVKVLLVSLDFNLKKLNSFLVKNELKSEKVLLDDPDQNAWISKVSKDWSGSIPATVIYKKGKRKFYEHSFTKAELESELRNFIN
- a CDS encoding YceI family protein, encoding MKTRIFTLVALFIFAGITTAFAQEKRIDADASTITWTGYKVTGQHEGTIDFKGGALEFKDGKLIGGTFTINMATINVTDLKGGGKAKLEGHLKSDDFFGVEKYPDAILNFRKVVETDDNVYRVAADLTIKGNKSPITFDIEVENNSAEAKLKVDRTKYGIKYGSASFFDGLKDKAINDEFDLNVELKF
- a CDS encoding anthranilate synthase component II; this translates as MKKVLVIDNYDSFTYNLVHYLEDLGCDVTVKRNDQLSLEEVDNYEKIILSPGPGIPDEAGLLKPIIAKYAATKSILGVCLGQQAIGEVFGGTLSNLSEVYHGVATKIEVSVDDESLFDGLPKSFEVGRYHSWIVASPLPPSLEATSFDENGQIMSLRHRIYDVRGVQYHPESILTPNGKKILENWITK